One segment of Desulfosudis oleivorans Hxd3 DNA contains the following:
- a CDS encoding sugar transferase, with protein MMVLERAGGNDGGIVLCREKIVLVDLVLLVAAFMLVHWFKQGGLVLSGRYFDLLVVFLACWMPASLVGKKFRTSEYRGLRVGIKSIVRSNLYLGYLISFVIVFFGLSEFSRLQVFATCLVFLLLDIGVWLVGYRLVAVAGEKEEEAEAEAGLVEEGFHYRLLVADLVLLVLSFWVVNYLKRGGLALPPEYDKLLLVLIGLWFATGLATRKYVLGAARNAYDIFWQWQKAGLIMLAGVAAVVFALRWFHYSRFQGFGTVVMLMAAEGLLLVAVYGGRKARQEAADVESAAEVSRILDQEPVDTNVDIEAIREQLMSPAREHLEGRLGSAGAGVFAFLDGHVPLHNILWMETVLEQSCEPVDRRLVKLPVRLFINRHKLNDVRRLNQYFLELYQGMLAGGYFVGYAHTIHTHYDWVYGKFPRLMAHLVYGFSFVWRRVIPKLPWTKNVYFAITKGKNRIISRAELLGRLSFCGFEIVAEQEMERRFWVIARKVKKPSFVENPTYGPLVTLNRVGYQGKTVRVYKLRTMHPYSEFLQDYVFERQGLEKGGKLKDDFRVTTWGRVLRKLWIDELPMLYNWLRGDLKIVGVRPLSGHFLSLYDEELRQLRKETKPGLIPPFYVDMPVTLEEICASEKKYLRAFLEKPVRTDIYYGAVALWNIFVKKARSG; from the coding sequence ATGATGGTTTTGGAAAGAGCAGGGGGGAATGATGGGGGGATAGTGCTTTGCCGGGAAAAGATTGTGCTGGTGGATCTGGTCCTGTTGGTGGCGGCTTTTATGCTGGTGCACTGGTTCAAGCAGGGCGGCCTGGTGTTGTCGGGCCGGTATTTTGATCTTTTGGTGGTTTTTCTGGCCTGCTGGATGCCGGCTTCGTTGGTGGGCAAGAAGTTCCGGACCAGTGAGTATCGCGGTTTGCGGGTCGGGATAAAATCTATTGTCAGATCCAATCTGTACCTGGGATATCTTATCAGTTTTGTGATCGTGTTTTTCGGGTTGAGCGAATTTTCCCGTTTGCAGGTGTTTGCCACCTGCCTGGTCTTTTTGCTTCTGGATATCGGCGTCTGGCTGGTGGGGTATCGGCTGGTGGCGGTAGCGGGTGAAAAGGAAGAAGAGGCGGAGGCAGAGGCCGGGCTGGTGGAAGAGGGTTTTCATTACCGGCTGTTGGTGGCCGACCTGGTGCTGCTGGTGCTCAGTTTCTGGGTGGTGAATTACCTGAAGCGGGGGGGGCTGGCCTTGCCGCCGGAATATGACAAATTGTTGCTGGTGCTGATCGGGTTGTGGTTCGCAACCGGGCTTGCCACCCGGAAATATGTTTTGGGTGCCGCCAGAAACGCTTATGACATTTTCTGGCAGTGGCAAAAAGCCGGCCTGATTATGCTGGCCGGGGTGGCGGCGGTGGTGTTTGCCCTGCGCTGGTTTCATTATTCCCGGTTTCAGGGGTTTGGCACCGTGGTGATGCTGATGGCGGCCGAGGGATTGCTGCTGGTGGCCGTGTATGGGGGCCGCAAGGCGCGGCAGGAGGCCGCGGACGTGGAATCGGCCGCAGAGGTGAGCCGAATCCTGGACCAGGAGCCGGTGGATACCAATGTGGACATTGAGGCCATCCGGGAGCAATTGATGTCACCGGCCCGGGAGCACCTGGAAGGTCGGTTGGGATCGGCCGGGGCGGGGGTGTTTGCTTTTCTGGATGGCCATGTTCCGCTGCACAACATTCTCTGGATGGAGACTGTGCTGGAGCAAAGCTGTGAGCCGGTGGACCGGCGGCTGGTGAAGCTGCCGGTGCGGCTGTTTATAAACCGGCATAAGTTAAATGACGTGCGCCGCCTGAATCAATATTTTCTGGAGTTGTACCAGGGGATGCTGGCGGGCGGTTATTTTGTGGGCTATGCCCATACCATTCATACCCATTATGACTGGGTGTACGGCAAGTTTCCGCGGCTGATGGCCCATCTGGTGTACGGGTTCAGTTTTGTCTGGCGGCGGGTCATACCCAAGCTGCCCTGGACCAAAAATGTTTATTTTGCCATTACCAAGGGGAAAAACCGGATTATCTCCCGGGCGGAGCTGCTGGGCCGGCTGTCGTTCTGCGGGTTTGAGATCGTAGCGGAGCAGGAGATGGAACGGCGTTTCTGGGTGATTGCCAGAAAGGTCAAAAAGCCCTCGTTTGTGGAAAACCCTACCTATGGGCCGCTGGTTACCCTGAATCGGGTGGGGTACCAGGGGAAGACGGTGCGGGTGTACAAGCTGCGCACAATGCATCCTTATTCGGAATTCTTGCAGGATTATGTGTTTGAGCGCCAGGGCCTTGAAAAAGGCGGCAAGTTGAAGGATGATTTCCGGGTGACCACATGGGGCCGGGTGCTCCGGAAATTGTGGATCGATGAATTGCCCATGCTGTATAACTGGCTGCGGGGGGATCTCAAAATCGTGGGGGTGCGGCCGCTGAGTGGTCATTTTTTGAGCTTGTATGATGAGGAGTTGCGTCAATTGCGGAAAGAGACCAAGCCGGGGTTGATACCGCCCTTTTACGTGGACATGCCCGTGACCCTGGAAGAGATCTGCGCGTCTGAGAAGAAGTATCTGCGGGCGTTTTTGGAAAAGCCGGTGCGCACGGATATTTATTACGGGGCGGTGGCGCTGTGGAATATTTTTGTTAAAAAGGCGAGGAGTGGGTAA
- a CDS encoding polysaccharide deacetylase family protein, whose protein sequence is MDFTLKTYQQLLNIFKASGYTFQTFQNFLNDTTPRAIILRHDVDKRPGNALKTAWLEHELGLPASYYFRAVPESWDEAIIRKIAGLGHEIGYHYENLSVCKGDPGRAWEDFQANLAKLRDLAPVTTICMHGSPLSRINNLDLWQTYDYKALGIVGEPYLDVDFTRVFYLTDTGRRWNHAGASIRDRVDSGFDIQVNSTGHLIALALEGRLPDRMMINTHPQRWEGRLGPWMWELVWQNMKNVVKKVLSG, encoded by the coding sequence ATGGATTTTACATTAAAAACCTATCAGCAGCTCCTAAACATTTTCAAAGCTTCCGGCTACACTTTCCAGACTTTTCAGAACTTTCTCAATGACACGACACCCCGGGCTATTATCCTTCGCCATGACGTGGACAAGCGGCCGGGCAATGCCCTGAAAACCGCATGGCTGGAGCATGAGCTGGGGCTTCCGGCATCCTACTATTTCCGGGCTGTGCCGGAAAGTTGGGATGAGGCGATTATCCGGAAGATCGCCGGCCTGGGCCATGAGATCGGGTATCATTATGAAAACCTGTCTGTCTGCAAGGGCGATCCCGGCCGGGCCTGGGAGGATTTCCAGGCCAACCTGGCAAAGCTGCGGGATCTGGCGCCTGTGACCACCATCTGCATGCACGGCAGCCCCCTGTCCCGCATCAACAACCTGGACCTGTGGCAGACCTATGATTACAAGGCTCTGGGCATTGTGGGTGAACCCTATCTGGATGTGGATTTTACCCGGGTGTTTTACCTGACCGACACCGGGCGAAGGTGGAATCATGCCGGGGCAAGCATCCGGGACCGGGTGGATTCCGGGTTTGATATTCAGGTAAACAGTACCGGGCATCTGATAGCCCTGGCCCTGGAGGGGCGGCTGCCGGATCGGATGATGATCAATACACATCCCCAGCGGTGGGAGGGTCGGTTGGGACCGTGGATGTGGGAGCTGGTGTGGCAGAATATGAAAAATGTGGTTAAGAAAGTTTTAAGTGGTTAG
- a CDS encoding DapH/DapD/GlmU-related protein, protein MALTDNYIEDFETLHLGKNLIIGNYNRIGKNVSIGNNVKIGHHCIIDDDVIIGDDVVIENYVLLKKDTKVGNNVKIGDFTLIKFNSTIRDNVIIDTHNKIGFNTVIGSDCAFTSYCEVRDNCKIGNNVKMGSRCTISSGITVEDNVNIKYSFVFTDTPDLKNENEKIFGLIKEGAKFGANVTIMPGITIGRNAEIGACSQVRHNVPDNEIWYGNPAKFFKKFSS, encoded by the coding sequence ATGGCTTTAACAGACAATTACATTGAAGATTTTGAAACATTGCATTTGGGCAAAAATCTTATCATCGGAAATTACAATAGAATCGGCAAAAATGTGTCCATCGGTAATAATGTTAAAATTGGACATCATTGTATAATTGATGATGATGTGATTATCGGCGATGATGTGGTTATTGAAAATTATGTGTTGCTGAAAAAAGATACTAAAGTCGGTAATAATGTTAAAATAGGAGATTTTACGCTTATAAAGTTTAATAGCACAATTAGAGACAACGTAATTATAGATACACATAACAAAATTGGATTTAACACGGTAATAGGTAGCGATTGTGCTTTTACCTCTTATTGTGAAGTGAGAGATAACTGTAAAATTGGAAATAACGTAAAAATGGGGAGCCGATGTACCATTTCATCAGGAATAACTGTCGAAGATAATGTTAATATTAAATACAGTTTTGTCTTCACTGACACACCAGATTTAAAAAATGAAAATGAAAAAATTTTTGGATTGATCAAAGAAGGTGCAAAGTTTGGTGCAAATGTCACTATCATGCCTGGAATTACAATAGGTCGAAATGCAGAAATTGGTGCATGTTCACAGGTCAGGCACAATGTGCCGGACAATGAGATCTGGTATGGAAACCCGGCAAAATTCTTCAAAAAATTCTCTTCATAA
- a CDS encoding glycosyltransferase yields MSIKVAHLSSHHPQLSVRIFKKQCISLYNAGFDVTYVVPGTGDKIFDGVKFSFIRPGKNLFQRLVIKPYKIYKAAVKLNADIYHFHDPELIPYGYLLLKAGHKVIYDIHEDLENKIKDRRIKGLGYLLPFFAAYVGKIEKYFCKRFTYNITVNQDIKTKLNIKNVEIVTNYPIVELFKRKEADNVRSINDEFTVVYAGLLNRIRGIKEIVDAMSFLRGTARLLLLGKWQDKLYQDECMHSEGWKYTEFKGFLPLEEAYDVIQNSDVGVVNFYPLKNHLFSMPNKAFEYMAAGKPMVMSNFDYWKDLFADCALFSNPENSEEIAANIEKLASDRQLFNELSKNAKFNIENKYSWESESRKLIEAYRRISC; encoded by the coding sequence ATGTCAATCAAGGTTGCTCACTTGAGTTCTCATCATCCCCAGTTGTCTGTGAGAATTTTTAAGAAACAATGCATTTCTTTATATAACGCGGGCTTTGATGTAACGTATGTTGTGCCTGGCACTGGAGATAAAATTTTCGATGGGGTTAAATTTTCTTTTATACGGCCAGGAAAAAATCTTTTTCAAAGGTTAGTAATAAAACCATATAAAATATACAAAGCGGCTGTTAAACTGAATGCCGATATTTATCATTTTCATGATCCTGAATTAATCCCTTATGGCTATCTTCTTCTTAAAGCAGGGCACAAAGTAATTTACGATATACATGAAGACTTGGAAAATAAAATTAAAGACAGAAGAATAAAAGGCCTGGGCTATCTGTTACCTTTTTTTGCTGCTTATGTCGGTAAAATTGAAAAATATTTTTGTAAACGCTTTACATACAACATCACAGTAAATCAGGATATAAAAACAAAACTCAATATTAAGAATGTTGAAATAGTTACAAATTATCCAATTGTTGAGCTGTTTAAAAGAAAGGAGGCAGATAATGTTCGTTCAATAAATGATGAATTTACAGTTGTGTATGCAGGTTTGCTCAACCGGATCAGGGGTATAAAAGAAATCGTAGATGCTATGTCGTTTCTCCGGGGCACAGCAAGGTTACTTCTGCTTGGCAAATGGCAGGACAAACTGTATCAAGATGAATGCATGCATTCAGAAGGCTGGAAATATACTGAATTTAAAGGATTTTTGCCTTTGGAAGAAGCTTACGATGTAATTCAGAATTCAGACGTTGGTGTTGTTAATTTTTATCCGTTGAAAAATCATTTATTTTCAATGCCGAACAAAGCTTTTGAATATATGGCAGCTGGAAAACCCATGGTCATGTCAAATTTCGATTACTGGAAAGACTTGTTTGCTGATTGTGCCTTATTTTCAAACCCTGAGAATTCTGAAGAAATTGCTGCAAATATTGAGAAGTTAGCCTCTGACCGGCAGCTATTCAATGAGTTGTCAAAGAATGCAAAATTTAATATTGAAAATAAATATTCATGGGAATCAGAATCCAGAAAATTAATCGAAGCTTACAGGCGTATTTCTTGTTAA
- a CDS encoding ISNCY-like element ISDol1 family transposase produces MRKKWQKQMTFMPQEIDHPQARELEAISQLLDSKSTIYEIVLQDLPSQATSGSPGGAQGMTAEQVIRAAIVKVLFGFTYEELAFHLVDSMSIRRFCRIGITDEGFKKSTLHKNIKALSAETWQLINKEVLAHAEEAGIEKGRQVRIDCTVVESNIHKPSDSVLLWDAVRAITRLLERAQQETGKQRLLFHDHRRIAKKRMLAIQYTRDAKARKPLYKDLVKKTRQCVSYARSAVKALEQSVAHPSRTALAIELQSFVRLTDQVIRQTELRVFQDQQVPSSEKIVSLFEPHTDIIVKDRRDTYYGHKVCLTGGKSNLILDCLIVEGNPADTTLTETMLDRQHQIYNRYPLKAALDGGFASKDNLAKAKEKKIKDVCFAKKRGLSELDMCRSHYVYKQLRRFRAGIEAGISWLKRTFGFNRCMWKGLPSFKSYVWATIVSANLLTVARKQLA; encoded by the coding sequence ATGCGCAAAAAATGGCAAAAACAAATGACCTTCATGCCTCAAGAAATTGATCATCCGCAAGCCAGAGAACTCGAAGCCATCAGTCAGTTGCTTGACAGCAAATCTACCATTTACGAAATCGTCTTGCAAGACCTTCCCAGTCAAGCGACATCCGGCTCGCCAGGTGGCGCCCAGGGCATGACTGCCGAGCAGGTGATACGAGCCGCCATTGTAAAGGTCCTGTTCGGCTTTACATACGAAGAACTGGCCTTTCATTTGGTCGATTCCATGAGCATCCGGCGCTTCTGTCGAATCGGCATTACCGACGAAGGGTTTAAAAAATCCACGCTTCATAAAAACATCAAAGCCCTGTCCGCCGAGACCTGGCAGTTGATCAACAAGGAGGTGCTGGCGCATGCCGAAGAAGCCGGGATTGAAAAAGGCCGTCAGGTGCGTATTGATTGCACGGTTGTTGAAAGCAATATCCATAAGCCGAGTGATTCTGTCCTTCTGTGGGACGCCGTCCGGGCTATTACCCGGTTATTGGAACGCGCCCAACAAGAGACCGGGAAGCAAAGGCTTTTGTTCCATGACCACCGGCGGATCGCAAAAAAACGAATGCTGGCGATTCAATACACCCGTGACGCAAAAGCCCGAAAGCCCCTTTACAAAGACCTTGTCAAAAAAACCCGCCAGTGCGTCTCCTATGCCAGGTCAGCCGTAAAAGCGCTGGAGCAATCCGTGGCCCATCCTTCCAGAACGGCATTGGCCATTGAACTGCAGAGCTTTGTGCGCCTGACCGATCAGGTGATCCGTCAGACCGAGCTGCGCGTCTTCCAGGACCAGCAGGTTCCGTCGTCAGAAAAAATCGTCTCTTTGTTTGAACCGCATACGGACATCATTGTCAAAGACCGCCGGGACACCTATTACGGACATAAAGTCTGTCTGACCGGCGGCAAATCAAATCTGATCCTTGATTGCCTTATTGTTGAAGGCAACCCGGCCGATACCACACTGACAGAGACCATGCTGGATCGCCAGCATCAGATTTATAATCGTTACCCGCTGAAAGCCGCCCTTGATGGCGGATTTGCCTCCAAAGACAACCTGGCCAAAGCCAAAGAGAAAAAGATCAAAGACGTATGCTTTGCCAAAAAACGCGGGTTGTCTGAATTGGATATGTGTCGCAGCCATTATGTTTATAAACAGTTACGCCGCTTCCGTGCGGGCATCGAGGCCGGGATATCCTGGCTCAAACGGACCTTCGGCTTCAACCGCTGCATGTGGAAAGGCCTGCCGTCCTTTAAAAGCTATGTCTGGGCAACGATCGTGTCGGCAAATTTGCTGACCGTTGCCAGAAAACAACTGGCATAA